One Triticum dicoccoides isolate Atlit2015 ecotype Zavitan chromosome 3B, WEW_v2.0, whole genome shotgun sequence genomic window, aagcaggcgcctcgggcctggtaccagcggatcgcggCCTTCCTCCAGCAGCAGGGGTTCCGGTCCACACGGTCCGATGCCTCCCTATTTGTCTACCACCAGGGCCCCGCCACCGCGTACCTCCTActgtacgtcgacgacatcatcctgactgcgTCCTCGCCAGCGCTTCTTCAGCAGATCACCGCTCGCCTCGGCActgagttcgccctcaaggacttgggggctctccactacttcctcggcatcgaggtcgTGCGCCGGGCTACTGGCTTCTTCCTGCACCAGCAGAAGTATGCCTACGAGCTTCTGGAGCGAgcgggcatgcttaactgcaagcctgctTCCACGCCTGTCGATACGAAGGCTAAGGTGTCCGTCGTCAAGGGCTCTCCGGCGTCCGACGCTCCCTTCTACCGCTCCATCGTCGGTGCGCTTCAGTACCTCACACTGACGCGTCCGGACATTCAGTATGCTGTCCAGCAGGTGTGTCTTCACATGCACGCTCCCCGTGACACCCATTGGGCTCTCGTGAAACGTATACTTCGGTACATACTTGGCACCACAACCATGGGTCTCACCCTGACGGCCTCGCCGGACACCAGCCTTGTCGCCTACTCTGACGCCGACTGGGCTGGGTGTCCCGACACTCGACGCTCCACTTCCGGCTATTGTGTCTACCTCGGGCCCTCTCTGATTTtgtggtcgtctaaacgacaacccacggtATCACGATCGAGCGCCGAGGCCGAGTATCGGGCCGTGGCCAACGCTGTCGCGGAGTGTTCATGGCTACGACAGCTACTTCAGGAGTTGCGCTATGAGGTCACCAAGGCGACGCTCGTCTACTGTGATAACGTCTCCGCGGTATACCTTGCTGCCAACCCTGTCCATCACCGACGGACGAAGCACATCGAGCTCGACATCCACTTCGTCCGGGAGCACATCGCACTTGGTTGTGTTCATGTTCTACATGTGCCCACCGATCAGCAGTTCgccgatgtgatgacgaagggactacccacctcgactttcgagggctttcggtccagtctttgcgtcaccggcgacgcttcgactgcggggggaggGGGTGTTGAACATGTGTCCATGTACGTAGGTCTGGGTCCTGTATGCAGTACTTGTAGTATCTGTCTCCCTCTATATGTACGTGTATCTTAGGAGAGAAGATACCGGTCGCACCCCTTGTActtatatatatgtgcctagtgcatgatcaatcaattatcgatgcaccaaatcattctctacacATGCTAATCTCCATGTAGAAAATCGGTCCCAACAGGACTCTTCATTTCTGATTAACAGTAAAATGGGCTGAGTAAGCGGTAATGCTTTACTggttccccttgttgtcgagctCGCGATGCACATGACCCTGCTTCCCCTTGTTGTCGAGATGGACTGTGCGGAGGCGGGATCGATCAAGATTCACGGCACTGGTGCAAGAGATTCAAGTGTTGATTGTTGATAGTACGAGGGAGATAGTTTTTACTCATATTAGCCGATCGCAGAACAAGGTTGCTCATTGCCTTGCTACATGGTAACACAGTTATCATCACCCTCACTACATGGTAACACTTCAAGACTTGATTGCTTTTTTCAATTTTTACAGGGACCTGATTGCTTTTAAAAAATGTTTACAGGGACCCAACTGCTTTATTGAATTTTTTATTATATTATGACAaagagacactgacatgtgggctccatATGTCAGTTGacggtcaaacaaacggtcaaaCAATCAGTTTTCTTACGTGCAGGCCCCGACTGTCATAATCACTATCAATAGTAAAGCACTGGACGATTAGAGTTTTTTAAAATAGCCGACCAGCCATTTGGTAGTTATATGAGAAAAATTAAAAACCaatagttttttggaaccctaacctgtaaagtagtagttttatgctatttactttaTTTTATTCACATTTTTTTTCTGACAACCTTCCTATTTCCACATGTCAGTTACACTGCCCTTGATATTTCTTTTGGACGGTCAGTTACACTACAAAAGTGGGCAGTTTGTTGCGCTACTATACAAAAATTGGTAATTAGTTACACTACCCTACAAAAATATGTTCGCTTAGGCTGGAAGCAAGATAGAAAAACGATGTGTTTGCTGAAAGTACATAACAAGCCCCCCTCCATCCTCTACATCCACCTATCATACAATCCATCTCGAAGGTCTTAATCTGTCATACAACCCTCTTAGTCTTTCACAAGAAATCTCACGGGTCTGTCCATGAAGGTTGTTGTGGTCGTTCTCCTGCTTCTTGTGACCACAGGCATGTATGCTATTACTTGAGATAATTAACAATACTGCTAAAATTATATGTGTGAGATGACTGATTTGCTTCATTAATTTTGCCCCGTGTAGAGGACCAGGGACCAGTCCATCTAGCTTTGGCGAGGGACTGTCAGTCAAAGAGCTTCAAGTTCAAGGGGATGTGTGTGCGCGATGACAACTGTGCAACTGTTTGCCTGGTCGAGGGTTTCACCGGAGGCAAGTGCAAGGGCTTTTGGCATCGTTGTTACTGCACCAAGGACTGCTAGATGGCCCTGATTTGTCTACTGCATATATGCTTCCGTGCAATAACTAATAACAACAGAATAATAGATCTATATCTATTATGCATAATGCATGCGTCTGTGAGTGATGCCCATATGGAGATTCATGAAGTGATACAAGTAAACGAACACGCCTAGGATGCCTGTCGAGCTATCCACGATAGACATATTGCACGGATAGAATGAGCCATGAAAGAGCGAAATATAGTGCGGGGAACCCAGAAGAAGACAAGGCTTAGCTAGCAAGTCATTACATCGTATGATAACCAGAATGAAGCTTGACCGATGTATGATCTGAAGAATGGTAGAGACAGAGGGATCCATATTTGATGATCTCAGTGTAGATAGATAATCTATTATTCTTTCGCTCAACTCCTTCCTTTATATCAACAACCAGCGACCTTCAAACAACCTAGCTTTGACACCACTTATTAGAATAATCTTAGTTGCATCGTCGATCATCTGAGGACCAATCAATCACACGCGACACATTTGTTAATGAGGTTCACCGAACATGGCTACATCCGGGACATGAGTACATGCACTCCTCACTGTGACACTGTCACAATAccacacaccggccacccgggcgccggcacacgcgtcGGCTCCCCCTGCGTGCATGTGCTATGTTGGCATAGATTATATCATGTGTCTACCCCCCACATTATATAAGAGACATagaatacaagtgtcctattatgaCACAACTCAGTACCCTATCTACACACCATACGACTTAAAGTCCAACCGCAACCTACCTTGTAAAaagtattcgacacaactctaacaagtaTAAGCATAGATAGATATAAATATATAAATGTAGATATAAGATGTAAATATggaagtatagatatagatatggatGTGGATATGGATAGAAACATGTGTTATGTGAGCGCATATGTAGTTGTTGGGTGTTACACCAACATTCAAAACAATCCAGAATCAACAACGAATTCACCATGCTATTTAATTCCAATGCCAAGAGGACTTGaagagcatgagagttcatcactaACCTTAAGTGGGTCTAGTTGTTGCCACGTGGGCATGGCATGGCCGCTCTTTCTATTTTCACATATGTATCTTTCTGACAACCTTTCTATTTTCACATGTAGTTACACTGCCCTTGATATTTTTTCTTTTGCGGGCGGTCAGTTACACTACCCTACAAAAGCGAGTAATTTGCTAGGCTACCATACAAAAATTGGTAATTAGTTACACTACCCTACAAAAATCTGCTCGCTTAGACTCGAAGCAAGAGAGAAATCTATGTGTTGATGAAAGTATATAACGCCCCCACCCCCCTGTACATCCAGCTATCATACAATTCATCTTGAAGGTCTTAATCTGTCATACAATCGTCTTAGTTTCCATAAGAAATCTCATGGATCTCTCCATGAAAGTCTTTGTGGTCGTCCTCCTGCTTCTTGTGGCCACTGGTATGTATGCCATTATTTGAGATAATACACAATACTACAAAAATTACATAGGTGAGATGACTGATTTGCTTTATTAATTTTGCCCCGTGCATGTAGAGGACCAGGGACCAGTGCAAGTAGCTTTGGCGAGGGACTGCAAGTCACAGAGCTACAAGTTCAAGGGGATGTGCGTGCGCGATgacaattgtgcaagtgtttgcctGACCGAGGGTTTCCCCAGAGGCAAGTGCAAGGGCTTTGCATGTTCCTGCTACAAGGATTGCTAGATGGCCCTGATTTGTCTATTGCGTACATGCTTTTGTGTAATAACAATTGAATAAATAATAGTAGATCTatatctatgtatgtgtgtatgcaAGCATATGCATTTGTGACTGATGCTCGTCTGAGATTCATGAACGGTTACAAGTAAATGATCACGCCCAGGACGCCTCTCAAGCTACCCACAATAGAGAAATCACGCGGATAGAACAAGCAATGAAAGAGAGAAATATAGTGTGGGGAACCCAGAAGAAAAAACCAAGGCTTAGCTACAGGGTCACTACATCATATAATAATCGACGCAAATCTTTGATGGATATATGATCTGAATGAGAGCCTCTCCAATAGATGAAGCAAATCTGGATGTAAAATTTACACCACCAAAAAATGCATCTTACATCTCCAAAAAAAGTAAACTCCAACAAATGATGTATATTGGAGATgtaaaagagcaactccaatagatgatgtatatTGGAGATGTAAAAACTAGTGGGCAGCGGCCGAATCCGGGCGGCGGCGTCGAGGAAgcgtcggggcggcggtggctgTGCGCGGGGGTGGCAGTTGAGGAGCGTCGGAGGGGCGGTGGAGCAACGACGATTCGAGGTAAAcaccacaagaaatatgtcaactagtgactttctgttagtgaccctgaaagaattggtcatagatctatgaccatttgagaccaatcggTCAAAAGCTATTGGggaggctccaaaccctaaactatatcgaccattttggtcagaaaggtcgtaatttccttacacgaaatggtcacaaagcagacaacactgatccgctgccttatttctagttgaccATGactaatatagatggtcataaccttgtaaattatgGTGGATTGGTataactaggcgccacctcatcagttttgcctatgtgtcatgtccatgtgtcaatttttgccctaggttatgaagcaaccaatatttaTGTCATTCcctaaattcccaaaaaaatctcataaattctttgggtcatatctttgtcaaatatgtgaaaatccttccttgcctagttcaaaaataattcaacaatattcattttcctgttctgttcacaacaacactttatgaaggaagtgttatttatatattcttgattgccatcGAAATTTTTGGGCACTTTTTCCTATCCacatcattgcctcatgacaaaattcagctccatttgcccagcAAATCTTCCTCTGCAAATTTCTAAAGTTTttttccacctagaagcattgtgaaggaagtaccacctaggatcctccttttgagctgaaaatttatgaagacattcttcttagtagatgatcatcttcagccaaaactcatgcccattggccatgtgcatttcccgtaccgctaatcaaacacttggctgctaattcatctttgagcatagttcgg contains:
- the LOC119282023 gene encoding defensin Tk-AMP-D3-like, giving the protein MDLSMKVFVVVLLLLVATEDQGPVQVALARDCKSQSYKFKGMCVRDDNCASVCLTEGFPRGKCKGFACSCYKDC